From the genome of Chloroflexota bacterium:
AACGGGAAGCGGAACGGCAGGCGGAGCATTTGTTTCAGACGCTGTTGCACAGGGTGTTTGCGACCTAACCCCCGTCCCCTTCCCTGGAAGGGAAGGGGAGAGTTACTCCCTCTCCTAAAAGGAGAGGGTCGGGGAGGTCGGTCTGCGCGCACAACAACGGGAAGCGGAACGGCAGGCGGAGCATTTGTTTCAAACGCTGTTGCACAGGGTGTTTGCGACCTAACCCCCGTCCCCTTCCCTTCGAGGGAAGGGGTGACGTACGCTCCCTCTCCTTTAAGGAGAGGGTAGGGGAGAGGTAGATATGCCAATCAAAGGAATCGTCACCAACCAGATAATCGGCGAGACGATGTACGATACCGCACGACGACTTCGCCGCGAAATGACAGATGCAGAAAAAATCCTGTGGCAAAATCTGCGCGCCAATCGTTTGAACGGTTTTCATTTTCGCCGCCAACAAATCGTCGGCAAGTACATCGTGGATTTTTATTGTCACGCGGCAAGTCTCGTTGTTGAAGTAGATGGCAAAATTCACGCGCAACAAATTGAGCGTGATGCGGAACGCGAAAGCGAATTAAAAGCGCGTGGGTTATTCATATTGCGTTTCAAGAATGAGGAAATCGAGTACAACTTACGGAATGTGCTTGAGCAAATCACTGAAACTTGTCGCACGAGGATAACCTAACCCCCAGCCCCTTCCCTGGAAGGGAATGGGTGACGTACGCTCCCTCTCCTTTTAGGAGAGGGTAGGGGAGAGGTCGTTCTCCCTCTCCTTTAAGGAGAGGGTTGGGGAGAGGTCGGTCTGCGCGCGCAACAACGGGAAGCGGAACGGCAGGCGGAGCATTTGTTTCAAACGTTGTTGCACAGGGCGTTTGCGACCTAACCCCCGTCCCCTTCCCTTCGAGGGAAGGGGTGACGTACGCTCCCTCTCCTTTAAGGAGAGGGTTGGGGAGAGGTCGGTCTCCCTCTCCTTTTAGGGGAGGGTTGGGGAGAGGTCGGTCTGCGCGCGCAACAACGGGAAGCGGAACGGCAGGCGGAGCATTTGTTTCAAACGCTGTTGCACAGGGTGTTTGCGACCTAACCCCCGTCCCCTTCCCTTCGAGGGAAGGGGAGA
Proteins encoded in this window:
- a CDS encoding DUF559 domain-containing protein — encoded protein: MPIKGIVTNQIIGETMYDTARRLRREMTDAEKILWQNLRANRLNGFHFRRQQIVGKYIVDFYCHAASLVVEVDGKIHAQQIERDAERESELKARGLFILRFKNEEIEYNLRNVLEQITETCRTRIT